Genomic segment of Pochonia chlamydosporia 170 chromosome 1, whole genome shotgun sequence:
AAACAGTGGACCCTATCGATTTGACAGCAAGTTATCGACAACTCAACAACGAACAATGAGACGGTGCATTTAGAGAATGGTTGAGGCATGCAAAATCAACACCGTGGTTGTCTAGTCCTGAAATCCTTTCCTGGCCATCCATATTTGACAATTACAAGCCCGGTATAACAAGAAGATCGATAATAACATCAACAGGCGCGACGACACTCACGTTTTCGGTAACTCGGACGGATGTCCCAGTTGTCAATGCTACTACTATAGACGCTGGGTTTTTCTCGCTGCGTATTTTCGGAACTCCATCCCCCCAGGTCTGAACAAGTATTAGGTCGGTAGGACAAGGAATTGAGAGACGATATGTGGAATATCCACGCAGTCGCGTTGCGCCAATGCCCTAGAGGCCCGTGACATCAGCAAATGACTTCGTGACTATGACTGGCTAACCTACTTTGCCTTGGGGAATGCCTAATGAGGAGGTGATGTGAAGACACTTCAGTCCGAGGATCTCGTCCGTACAGACCTCGGCTTCCTTCACAATGTCGAAACGTGCAGTTTGCAGGTACGCGGCAACGTCAGAGAGGACATATTCTTCGACCGGGATTGAACGGACCTCTAGATGATGCATCATCTGGCTTGTGGACATTGATAGTGACAGGGCTCTGAGATGAGTTGTATGACAGACACCCTTAATCGACACTGGGCAAGTTCGAAGGTGTCACAAGCAATTTTGTTTTGCCGTCCCGTAAGGTATATTGCCCCTCATGCCACCGGATTGTGGGGTTACCACAGACGTGTTCCATAACGGCGCATCTAGTCATGAGCCTAATTTGTCGTGCGCTTACCCGACACCGATTATGGAAATGGCAACCCATTTCATTCAGCGGCTTTAAGTCCCAATTCAAGCTAGGCTGTGGCCCCTCTCCTGCGTCTCCTGTGTGTTGAAGTCAGCTGCTTTCCTGTCACCGTTAAGGAGAGTTTCTCGCCGGTAAGACTTGCTGGCCTCACAGGAGCATTAATGAATGGCGTATGAAATGACTACGTACGAAGACAAGCCGATAAGGGCACCTTTACGACTGATTAGTTACAGTACTGGTACTCTCTCACTGCATTGCACAGTGTGAAACTTGGTGAAACATGTCTTGCGACGGAATTTTGGTGCTCAGCGGCATCGGAAGCGCATATGCTGCTGGGCTGCTTGTATGGAACGGAACTCGCGGGTAGAAGTTTTACATTCGTATACACCAGCCGGTCTTCACGAGGCGCAATAAACAGCTTTTAGAGGGTTGGCCAGTAATGTGAAATAATTGGTTTGAACTACCCAGCACAATTTGGATATCACTGCGAATTGAGAAATGCAGCATAATTAAGGAGGCAGCGGCCAATACAACATTAACTAGCAAATCGAGGCGTTCAGGCAACTACGCATCGGCATAGTGCAAGCCTCGTATCAGTGGACGCAAAACGCATACGAAAAGTGTCGGATAGGCTTCAATACTCAGGACGCAATCCTCAATCGACGAGTCCAAATCGAGCAGGAGTCAATAAATGCACAGCGGTACATACAGACCAGGTCATATGCTGAGGTGAATATCAATTCAGCTCAAACTCTTCCCCGCGACGTTTGAATAGTATTTTCAGTTTTGGATTAAGACGCTTCTTCAGTCCAATTACTAGAATCTTGATGTCGCTGTCCGGAGCTAGTTCCCAATCATATTTGAGCAAAAGGTGAGAAAGCGCGACTTTGGCAAGGATTGAAGCGAAAAGTCGGCCAGGGCATGCTTGAGCGCCATGTCCAAAAGCTAAATATTCAGGGCTTGTATTGACAAGGGGTGCATTATTGGCTCGACCTGGTTGGGACCGCGTACGGAAGAAGCGGTATATGTCGTACGTATCCGGTGATTCATAGATGTCGGCGTCCCGCATTGGTACAGTCGGCCGTTCCGCCTAATCACATCGGCTTGGTAGTCTTTACGGTCATTGCGTCCGCTTTTTACGAAAGTGTACCACCTCATTTTGAAGTTTTCATTACTTCTGTCTCTTTCGTTGCCTTACATGGTACTGCAGTGGGCATTGGAGCAGTCTGGAGGACAATTTTGATCCAGAGTACTGGGATGTCCAGCCGCTTAATAGATTTACCTCAATCGAGGTTCCAACCGCACTTGCCTGTTGATGTTAGTGCACGTTTGTTCACGGCCATATGTACTCCAAACGATGACATAAAAACGAGTACGCTTTCCGCCTCAAGTGTTGACAAGCAGACACCTCTTTGACCTCCGGCCATGGCGGTCTGTCTTGCTTGGTTTTAGCAGTCCTACAACTTGTTGAGTGGCCCGTCGTCCAGAGCATAGATGAGGTCGTCACTTGTCATTTCTTTGTAGTGGCCGGTAAATGGGTTCAAGGAGAGACTAAACAAACAAAGCCTGGCAAGCACTGGGTCAATACTACTGGTACCCTGCTGCCAACGAACCGTGTCTGTAACCCCGCCGATATCGATGCAATAGATCCAGCTAAGGAAATCTCAGTACCTAGTAAGTTTATAGCATCACTTTCCTCCATTTCTTGCCAAAAATGAGCGCATACCCCAATTTATTCTTGTATTCCGGAATACCGAGGTAGGATAATACTACGAAACATCCGGTATCGATTTACAGTCTCTTGCTAGACGGTGGCGGAGAGACAACCATGTGTCAGCCAGAGATATTCAAGAGAAAGGGATCGTCTGCATGACTGCGTTTCATTATACCACGGCCTCTAGGCCCGCTGTATTTGGGACGCGGGCCGATAAATGGAGCAAATGATCGCCGGCAAGTGGAGAGCATTTAGCAATGTGCGCCGATTCTGGCTTTTTCTTATTGTTCTGTCGCCTACGGCTACCCGTATAAATGTCTACTCTACCTGCTCCTACCGGTAGGTATCATCCAATAGGTTGCTAGTAGCAAAACAGCGATTTGTGGAGGTTCGCAACACGGACAAAAGCTGCATTTTCGCCACTCCAAACTACAGCACCTTCCAACAGCTAAATTTGCCTAAAACCAGTCTCGTCCAATGCAATTTTCTAATTCTTCGCAAACTGGCAAATCCGAGGAGGCGGTAAGTGCTTTTGCGTACTGATACCGTTAATATTAATACTATAACTGAACACCACAACAAGGGCCATGCCAGCAACCTCTGCCAGCACCATGACGATCGTCCTACGGGTTAGTGGCTACAGTTCATTTATCGCTTGTGGGCACGCTGAACAACTCCAGCCCTTGAGCTCTCTAGATTAGTTCGAGTAGAATTCCTAAGGTTATTGACTACCGCTCCACATCAGGCACTTCCAACATAATCTGAAGTCTCTGTTAACCGTCTGCACCGGGAAGATGGCCATACCCAATTTCTGGGGCGGCCCAAAGATCTGCCATGCCTGGCCAAACAACGGCtcccttcttgttcttcatcGTCGAGTCCGGCTTTTCCCCAGCGTGAGTTGCCTCTGTAAACTCGAGGCTCACCTCGTCAGTGACATAGCCATGACACGCTACATGAACATCGCGATTGAGCTGATCTTGATCCTTGTAGCAGAGAGTGACATGTAAGCCTCGCGGATCGTCCTGACGAATGCCGTTGATGGTTGTCGTGCGATGTACTTCCGAGCTTTTGGGGGGTATTTTGTCAGTCTTGGCAGGCTCTTAGGTATCCATCAAACGCAAGTCCGCTGTCTTTGCCAGTGATGGGGGAAAAAGAGGCTGAGGGACTACTTACCGGATTAGCACTGCCTTGGGATAGAGTTTCTTGTCTCGTGCAGTCTGGTATGCCAAGGCAATAAGTTTGCGCATCCTATCTGCATCTTTCGGTGCATTTCGCTTGTGGAAATAGTATCTGACGATGTTGACGGTGGACATGTTTAGGATCGTACTGGAACTAATGCTTGCGGACTCTGGCTCCTCGGAGTGCTAGACAGTCAGTCGACGGACGGGAATGCCCAGGACTTTATACTTTTGTGGTACTGGCTAATCGCATGGCCGTCATGATCGAGGGTTCCTTCGGTGCAGGCACTTGTCGGGTGGTCAAAGCAGGACAACTTCAGCGCTTAGAAGATGCAAGTCCAGCCAAAAGATCGCGCAAGTCAATCACTACGCAACATCAGAAACGGATATTCGTGACATGGCCCGCCCCGAGGCCCAAGGCGCATATCGAAACATTCGAGCGTTTAACGCCCTCCTTTCAGGCCATTAATCtctgctgaggctggcgagCCGCAGTCCTTTTTGTTTCATGATGAAGAACGCTTTGTAAGGATCAAACATCTGATTGGCAACGACAGACGAAGAATCTACTAACGCAAGAAGGATGGGAGGGTCCAGCCCACGGTGCTTACAGATGGGATTCCCACTAATATTTCTCATGTCTGTTGGGTCCTCGGGTCGGCCCACTAGCCTCTGTGACCTACCAATTAACTAGCAGGCCATCCGAAAATAGCCTCACACGTGACAGCATTCCGCGTGTCTGAGGGTCACAGACAACAGCCTCTTCACTCACTTTAGTGTCATGTCCGCATATAAACACGGGCTTCGCTTTGTATCGGCGTGATGGGTCGCCTTATAGCATATCGATTCCTCCTCCAGCACTGTAATGTTGCAACTTACCTTTTACCTATCGTGCCCCATTCAAGGATGTCGACGTCGCGCTTTGTCTACCAACCTATCGAGGAGGTAGAAAGACTGGAGAATTATCGGCCTGGGGGATACCACCCAATACAAATCGGCGACTGTCTACATGGGCGATATCGCATAGTGCACAAGCTTGGCTACGGGTCATTCTCAACGACTTGGCTAGCTCGAGATCACCAGTTATCGACTCTTGTCGCCATCAAAGTAGGCACCGCAGACTCAGACCACCGTGAGGTCGACATCTTGTCTCGCATCACTGATCCTCCTCTTGAATGCAGCAAACCCTTGCTCCCGACAGTTCTTGACCGTTTCAGTGTTCGTGGTCCCAACGGGATGCATTTTTGCATAACAACATATCCGGCAAGATGTAGCCTTGCCGATACCAAAGAGGCCTCCAATTCTGGTCTGTTCCAGCTCCAGGTTGCCCGAGCTCTTGCCGCTcaacttgccatggctgtcgCACGGACTCATGAGCAGAAATATGTTCATGGAGGTTAGTACTCAACAGGATCTCACTCCATTTGATATACTCATTGTTGGATGTCCATTCTGATAAATCTTCGGACAGACCTTCATCTGGGCAATATCCTCTTGCATTTGCCATCAAGTCTTGACCATCTCTCAGAGGAGCAGCTGTACGATAAGTTCGGAGCgccagagccagaaccagTAATACGGCTAGACGGAAAGCCACTTTCACTCAATGCGCCTTCATATGCCATCTCACCAGTATGGCTTGGTGAACCCAGTGAGAATGTCGTGCTCTCAGATGCGAAGCTCCTCCTTATAGACTTTGGGGTAGCCTTTCAACCTTCGGAAGAATTGAGGCTCCATTCTTACACGCCGCTTGAGATCCGCCCGCCCGAAGCTCGATTTGAGCCGACAACGGGCCTCTCCTTCGCGTCCGATATCTGGAGCCTTGCTTGCACTATATGGGCTATTCTCGGCCAGAGATCGTTGTTTGATAGCCTTCTAGCGACTCAGGACGATATTACGTGCGAACAAGTTGATGCTCTTGGCAGCCTTCCATTGGAGTGGTGGGAGAGATGGGCGGCGCGCACGACGAAATTCGCCAAACCGGGTCAGCCCTTAGAGGGGCGATCCGTGTGGTCGTGGAATCAGCGTTTCGAGGACAGCATACAAGAGCCTCGTCGTGCAAAGGGAATGGCGGCCCTCGACATCAAGGAGAGGGATGCTTTTTTCGCAATGATGCAATGGATGCTCAAGTTCAGACCGAATGATCGGCCGACTGCCAAGCAAGTCTTGGAAACGGATTGGATGAGGTATTGGGCTCTGCCGGAATGTGAGAAGATTACAGATTGAACATTCTGTTCCACCGTTGACAAAGTGTTTATTTTTCTCCAGATCCAAGCCAAGCGGCAAAGGGTCCGTAGCGTCTGGATTGTCGGACGGCCGATCACAATTACCGTCATGACCTTGAGTCGTTCTTCTATGTCCCACTTGGATATGTGCGCGCCAATCATGGAAGAATGGGCTTGGTGGCAAGGAGGAGGCGCCTAGGGACAGCATCTTGCGGAAATGGGAGATTGGAACCTTTTAAGCACATTGCAAATGCTAAAGTGGGTCATATGACCGTAAATGGTCTTGAAGAGGTTGTGGACGAGTTTCCACACATATTTCATGTCGTGAAGCCGCGTTGCCTGAAGATCCGGTCCATAATGTTTGGAGAAACAGCAAGGTTGAACATCGGAACTCCAAGTGACCCCGACGAACTCTACAGAGCCATTATCACAGCTTATGACGAAGTCGTTGATGCCCTACTAAAGAATTAATCTAGACCGGCTATTAGCTTGGTATCCACTCCGTTGACT
This window contains:
- a CDS encoding kinase domain-containing protein (similar to Aspergillus clavatus NRRL 1 XP_001272442.1), which produces MSTSRFVYQPIEEVERLENYRPGGYHPIQIGDCLHGRYRIVHKLGYGSFSTTWLARDHQLSTLVAIKVGTADSDHREVDILSRITDPPLECSKPLLPTVLDRFSVRGPNGMHFCITTYPARCSLADTKEASNSGLFQLQVARALAAQLAMAVARTHEQKYVHGDLHLGNILLHLPSSLDHLSEEQLYDKFGAPEPEPVIRLDGKPLSLNAPSYAISPVWLGEPSENVVLSDAKLLLIDFGVAFQPSEELRLHSYTPLEIRPPEARFEPTTGLSFASDIWSLACTIWAILGQRSLFDSLLATQDDITCEQVDALGSLPLEWWERWAARTTKFAKPGQPLEGRSVWSWNQRFEDSIQEPRRAKGMAALDIKERDAFFAMMQWMLKFRPNDRPTAKQVLETDWMRYWALPECEKITD